One Mesorhizobium shangrilense genomic window carries:
- a CDS encoding YciI family protein: protein MQYICLVYGEEQHLHALTAEAGAKLNADSLAYDRSLQASGHLIVAQALQSVKTSKLVRRRHGKKLVTDGPFAETKEQLLGFVMVEAGSLDEALEIAAGIPLAEMGSIEVRAIYDIPET from the coding sequence ATGCAATACATCTGCCTGGTTTACGGCGAAGAACAGCACCTTCATGCGCTCACCGCAGAGGCGGGAGCCAAGCTCAACGCAGACTCGCTTGCCTATGACAGGTCGTTGCAGGCGAGCGGGCACTTGATTGTCGCCCAGGCGCTGCAATCGGTGAAGACGTCGAAACTCGTGCGCCGGCGCCACGGCAAGAAGCTGGTCACCGACGGCCCCTTCGCCGAGACCAAGGAGCAATTGCTTGGCTTCGTCATGGTCGAAGCTGGAAGCCTCGACGAGGCGCTGGAGATCGCCGCCGGAATTCCGCTGGCCGAAATGGGTTCGATCGAGGTGCGGGCGATCTACGACATACCGGAGACTTGA